From the Hymenobacter yonginensis genome, one window contains:
- a CDS encoding alpha-amylase family glycosyl hydrolase has protein sequence MPDSAVHPDAHLFQVRHPEWAANATIYEVNLRNFTPEGTFRAFAEHLPRLAAMGISIVWLMPIHPIGAVERKGTLGSQYAVQDYFGVNPEFGTLDDLRYLVQTAHALGLRVLLDWVANHTSWDNPLVQQHPDWYQHDEYGRLVPPVPDWTDVVAFDYTQPGLRRYMTDALLYWLREADIDGYRCDVAGLVPTDFWDEARLELDEVKPLFMLAEWDELYPSGGLTWEQFNSDTKLLERAFNMTFGLRLHYLLDHIAEGKAPLADIDVYLAAERAKYPPSVYLMHFTSNHDVNSWDGTEYERLGPLALPFAVLTVLLPGMPLLYTGQEAALNRRLLFFDRDTIDWTELPLESFYTKLLQLKRRHPALRNGDVLSRLRRLPGPASLYGFLREKDGAAVLCVINISEEPTPLQFPAEAAGTWLDVFSQVQLTLEEGATLTVQAHGWRVLERM, from the coding sequence GTGCCCGATTCCGCCGTTCATCCCGATGCCCACTTATTCCAGGTTCGTCACCCGGAGTGGGCCGCCAATGCCACTATCTACGAAGTCAACCTGCGCAATTTCACGCCCGAAGGCACTTTTCGGGCCTTTGCCGAGCACCTGCCGCGGCTGGCGGCCATGGGCATCAGTATCGTGTGGCTGATGCCGATTCACCCGATTGGGGCCGTGGAGCGCAAGGGCACGCTGGGCAGCCAGTACGCCGTACAGGACTATTTCGGGGTGAACCCGGAGTTCGGCACCCTCGATGATCTGCGCTACCTCGTGCAGACGGCCCACGCCCTGGGCCTACGCGTGCTACTCGACTGGGTGGCCAACCACACCAGTTGGGACAACCCACTGGTGCAGCAGCACCCCGACTGGTACCAGCACGACGAATATGGCCGCCTCGTGCCGCCCGTGCCCGACTGGACCGACGTAGTAGCCTTCGACTACACCCAGCCCGGCCTGCGTCGCTACATGACCGACGCCCTGCTCTACTGGCTGCGCGAGGCCGACATCGACGGCTACCGCTGCGACGTGGCCGGCCTTGTGCCCACCGATTTCTGGGACGAGGCGCGCCTGGAGCTGGACGAGGTGAAGCCCCTGTTTATGCTGGCCGAGTGGGACGAACTCTATCCCAGCGGCGGCCTCACCTGGGAGCAGTTCAACTCCGACACCAAGTTGCTGGAGCGGGCCTTCAACATGACCTTCGGCCTGCGCCTGCACTACCTGCTCGACCACATTGCCGAAGGCAAAGCCCCGCTGGCCGACATCGACGTTTACCTGGCTGCCGAGCGGGCCAAATATCCGCCCTCAGTGTACCTGATGCACTTCACCAGCAACCACGACGTGAACAGCTGGGACGGCACCGAGTACGAGCGACTGGGGCCGCTGGCCCTGCCGTTTGCGGTGCTCACGGTGCTGCTGCCCGGCATGCCGCTGCTCTACACCGGCCAAGAAGCCGCCCTCAACCGCCGCCTGCTGTTCTTCGACCGCGACACCATCGACTGGACCGAGCTGCCGCTGGAAAGCTTTTACACCAAACTGCTGCAACTCAAGCGCCGCCACCCGGCCCTGCGCAACGGCGACGTGCTCAGCCGCCTGCGCCGCCTCCCCGGCCCCGCCAGCCTCTATGGCTTCCTGCGCGAAAAAGACGGCGCGGCCGTGCTCTGCGTCATCAATATCTCCGAAGAGCCCACGCCGCTCCAGTTCCCCGCCGAGGCCGCCGGTACGTGGCTGGACGTATTCAGCCAGGTACAGCTGACGCTGGAAGAAGGCGCCACGCTGACCGTGCAGGCCCACGGCTGGCGCGTGCTGGAACGGATGTAG
- a CDS encoding sugar MFS transporter: protein MAAPITSSFPTPTDTPPGQQAPRYTSALASLTVLFFMMGFITCLNDILIPYLKAIFSLSYTQANFINLCFFGAYFVMGIPAGKAVERLGYKGGMLLGFLVAALGAFLFYPAAESRSYGLFLGALFVLATGVVLLQVAGNPYVAILGPAKSAPARLTLTQAFNSLGTTVAPLLGSALILSNLPDLNTATSAAAIDVRAVQVPYLAIGGVLILISILLGMLKLPVISHAQTEDVPGRHAWHYRHLVLGMVGIFAYVGGEVAIGSHIVSYLHLPDVMNLAPKVAGDKVAYYWGGAMVGRFLGAYLLNKFNPGRLLAFNALGAVLLVLISVSTTGEVAMWSLLAVGLMNSIMFATIFTLAVAGLGRHTEEASGLLNVAIVGGAVVPLLFGLVADASTLRWAFILPVLCYAYILWYGISGHKTTEA, encoded by the coding sequence ATGGCTGCTCCCATCACCTCCTCCTTCCCTACCCCCACCGACACGCCACCCGGCCAGCAGGCCCCGCGCTATACCTCGGCGCTGGCCTCGCTCACGGTGCTGTTTTTCATGATGGGGTTTATTACCTGTCTGAACGACATTCTGATTCCGTATCTGAAGGCCATTTTCAGCCTCTCCTACACCCAGGCCAACTTTATTAACCTCTGCTTTTTCGGCGCTTACTTCGTGATGGGCATTCCGGCCGGTAAGGCCGTGGAGCGCCTGGGCTACAAGGGCGGCATGCTGCTGGGCTTTCTGGTAGCGGCCCTGGGCGCCTTTCTGTTTTATCCGGCCGCCGAAAGCCGCTCCTACGGTCTATTTCTGGGCGCGCTGTTCGTACTGGCTACGGGCGTGGTGCTGCTGCAGGTAGCCGGCAACCCCTACGTAGCCATTCTGGGCCCAGCCAAGTCGGCCCCGGCCCGCCTCACGCTCACGCAGGCCTTCAACTCGCTGGGTACCACAGTGGCCCCGCTGCTGGGCTCGGCCCTGATCCTGTCGAACCTGCCCGACCTAAATACGGCTACGTCGGCCGCCGCCATTGATGTGCGCGCCGTGCAGGTGCCCTACCTGGCCATCGGCGGCGTCCTGATCCTGATCAGCATCCTGCTGGGCATGCTGAAGCTGCCAGTTATCTCACACGCCCAGACCGAAGACGTACCCGGCCGCCACGCCTGGCACTACCGCCATCTGGTGCTGGGCATGGTGGGCATTTTCGCCTACGTAGGCGGCGAAGTGGCCATCGGCTCGCACATCGTGAGCTACCTGCACTTGCCCGACGTAATGAACCTGGCTCCAAAAGTAGCCGGCGACAAAGTAGCCTATTACTGGGGCGGCGCCATGGTAGGCCGTTTCCTGGGCGCGTATTTGCTCAACAAGTTCAACCCCGGCCGCCTGCTGGCCTTCAACGCGCTGGGCGCCGTGCTGCTGGTGCTGATTTCGGTAAGCACCACCGGCGAAGTGGCCATGTGGAGTTTGCTGGCTGTGGGTCTAATGAACTCCATCATGTTTGCCACCATCTTCACGCTGGCCGTGGCCGGCCTGGGCCGCCACACCGAGGAGGCCTCGGGCCTGCTGAACGTGGCCATTGTGGGCGGCGCCGTGGTGCCACTGCTGTTTGGTTTGGTGGCCGATGCCAGCACCCTGCGGTGGGCCTTCATCCTGCCCGTACTGTGCTACGCCTACATTCTGTGGTACGGCATCTCAGGCCACAAAACCACAGAAGCGTAA
- a CDS encoding aldo/keto reductase has product MQHRELGRSGLQLAPLVLGGNVFGWTADEAASFRVLDAFVAGGGNAIDTANMYSAWVPGHQGGESETVIGKWLQQRGRRDDVLICTKVGMQMGDGSKGLAKDYIRRSVEASLQRLKTDYIDLYQSHQDDETLPVTEPLEAYADLIKEGKVRAIGASNFSASRLREALEASTQHNLPRYESLQPEYNLYERAKLETDVLPLCQEHGLGVIPYFGLASGFLTGKYRTDADLAKSVRGSSIGPKYLNDRGRGILAALDAVVARHAGATPAQVALAWIMARPGLTAPIASATTAEQVQELLGATALHLSEEDMRALNEASA; this is encoded by the coding sequence ATGCAACACCGTGAACTGGGCCGCTCCGGCCTGCAGCTCGCCCCGCTCGTGCTGGGCGGCAACGTGTTTGGCTGGACAGCCGACGAAGCCGCGTCCTTCCGCGTGCTCGACGCCTTTGTGGCCGGCGGCGGCAACGCCATCGACACGGCCAATATGTACTCGGCCTGGGTGCCCGGCCACCAGGGCGGCGAGTCGGAAACCGTTATCGGAAAGTGGCTGCAGCAGCGCGGCCGCCGCGACGACGTGCTCATCTGCACGAAGGTGGGCATGCAGATGGGCGACGGCTCGAAGGGCCTGGCCAAAGACTACATCCGCCGCTCGGTGGAAGCCTCCCTGCAGCGCCTGAAAACCGACTACATCGACCTGTACCAGAGCCACCAGGACGACGAAACGCTGCCCGTCACGGAGCCGCTGGAAGCCTACGCCGACCTCATCAAAGAAGGTAAGGTGCGCGCCATCGGGGCCAGCAACTTCTCGGCCAGCCGCCTGCGCGAGGCCTTGGAGGCCAGCACCCAGCACAACCTGCCCCGCTACGAAAGCCTGCAGCCCGAATACAACCTCTACGAGCGCGCCAAGCTGGAAACCGACGTGCTGCCACTCTGCCAGGAGCACGGCTTGGGCGTGATTCCGTACTTCGGGCTGGCCTCGGGCTTCCTTACGGGCAAGTACCGCACCGACGCCGACCTCGCCAAGAGCGTCCGCGGCAGCAGCATCGGCCCCAAATACCTCAACGACCGGGGCCGCGGCATCCTGGCCGCCCTCGACGCCGTGGTGGCCCGCCACGCTGGCGCCACGCCCGCCCAGGTGGCGCTGGCTTGGATTATGGCCCGCCCCGGCCTCACGGCCCCCATTGCCAGCGCCACTACCGCCGAACAGGTGCAGGAGTTGCTCGGCGCCACGGCCCTTCACCTGAGCGAGGAGGACATGCGCGCTCTGAACGAGGCCAGCGCGTAG
- a CDS encoding N-acyl-D-amino-acid deacylase family protein codes for MRLAFLLLLLAHTTLAQTPPKADFLIRNGRLYDGTGNTWMQADVAVRHGRIVAVGRLPASYPADTVLDARGLAVAPGFIDVHTHIEDDEMRQPTADNFLYDGVTTVVTGNCGSSRPDLRRYFHSLDSARLSVNVASLIGHGTVRKAVMGRARRAPSEAELLRMEALVDSAMRAGAVGLSSGLIYVPGTYSRTPELVRLARVAGRAGGLYATHMRNETDSVTFSIEEALRIGREASLPVQISHLKLGGQQNWGRTENLLSLIETARQSGQAVTIDQYPYTASSTSLSTLLPDAVQADGRDSLRARLARPAVRRTVEASLLERLKRRQLKHFSYAVVASFPPDTSYNGLSIEQINQRRGSPHNARAEAATVLDLVLQHDAGMVFHGMSETDVQNIMRYPQNMVASDASIRVWQEGVPHPRGYGSNARVLGRYVRELHVLTLEEAIRRMTSLPAQTFGFADRGLLRPGFVADIVVFDPATVQDRSTFEQPHQYSEGMKYVLVNGRLTVRDGRHTGARSGQVLRK; via the coding sequence ATGCGCCTCGCCTTTCTGCTTCTGCTGCTTGCTCACACCACGCTGGCCCAAACGCCGCCTAAAGCCGACTTCCTCATCCGCAACGGCCGCCTCTACGACGGCACCGGCAACACCTGGATGCAGGCCGACGTGGCCGTGCGCCACGGCCGCATCGTGGCCGTGGGCCGCCTGCCGGCCAGCTACCCCGCCGATACCGTGCTCGACGCCCGCGGCCTGGCCGTGGCCCCCGGCTTCATCGACGTGCACACCCACATCGAAGACGACGAAATGCGCCAGCCCACCGCCGACAACTTCCTTTATGACGGCGTAACGACCGTGGTAACCGGGAACTGCGGCTCCTCCCGGCCCGACCTGCGCCGCTACTTTCACTCGCTCGACAGCGCCCGGCTATCCGTGAACGTGGCCTCGCTGATCGGGCACGGCACGGTGCGCAAGGCCGTGATGGGCCGGGCGCGGCGGGCGCCGTCGGAGGCGGAGTTGCTGCGCATGGAGGCCTTGGTAGACAGCGCCATGCGGGCCGGGGCAGTGGGCTTGTCGTCGGGGCTGATTTACGTGCCCGGCACGTACTCGCGCACGCCGGAGCTGGTGCGGCTGGCGCGGGTGGCGGGCCGGGCCGGCGGCCTCTACGCCACCCACATGCGCAACGAAACCGACAGTGTGACCTTTTCCATTGAGGAGGCCCTGCGCATCGGTCGTGAGGCCAGTCTGCCGGTGCAGATTTCGCACCTCAAGCTGGGCGGGCAGCAGAACTGGGGCCGCACCGAAAACCTGCTTAGCCTCATCGAAACCGCGCGGCAAAGCGGCCAGGCCGTCACCATCGACCAGTACCCGTACACGGCCAGCTCCACCAGCCTCAGCACCCTGCTGCCCGATGCCGTGCAGGCCGACGGCCGCGACTCGCTGCGCGCCCGTCTGGCCCGGCCGGCCGTGCGCCGCACCGTGGAAGCCAGCTTGCTGGAGCGCCTGAAACGTCGCCAGCTCAAGCACTTCAGCTACGCCGTGGTGGCCAGCTTCCCGCCCGACACCAGCTACAACGGCCTCAGCATCGAGCAGATAAACCAGCGGCGTGGCAGCCCGCACAACGCCCGCGCTGAAGCCGCCACCGTGCTGGACCTAGTATTGCAGCACGACGCCGGCATGGTGTTCCACGGCATGAGTGAAACCGACGTGCAGAACATTATGCGCTACCCGCAGAACATGGTGGCCTCCGACGCCAGCATCCGGGTGTGGCAGGAGGGCGTGCCGCACCCGCGCGGCTACGGCTCCAACGCCCGCGTGCTGGGCCGCTACGTGCGCGAGCTGCACGTGCTGACCCTGGAAGAAGCCATCCGGCGCATGACCAGCCTGCCCGCCCAAACCTTCGGCTTTGCGGACCGCGGCCTGCTGCGCCCCGGTTTCGTGGCCGATATCGTGGTGTTCGACCCCGCCACCGTGCAGGACCGCTCCACCTTCGAGCAGCCGCATCAGTATTCGGAGGGCATGAAATACGTGCTGGTAAACGGCCGCCTGACCGTGCGCGACGGCCGCCACACCGGCGCCCGCAGCGGCCAGGTATTGCGTAAGTAG
- a CDS encoding DinB family protein codes for METPLLTAQYALVQSSRAVLLDHCATFAPTDFTAPVPAFNHSSLRDLLVHVANCYRHWLGIIGLGQPLVYSDPATLPDVDAVRRLFQQIDALMADFLAQPAPHWQTPRSYHAPNRPEPLVLTPLALFTHTLTHEFHHKGQLLSMARHLGYTPIDTDVIRT; via the coding sequence ATGGAAACTCCCCTCCTGACTGCCCAATATGCGCTGGTGCAAAGCAGCCGCGCCGTCCTGCTCGACCACTGCGCCACCTTCGCCCCCACCGACTTCACGGCGCCGGTGCCGGCCTTCAACCACAGCAGCCTCCGCGACCTGCTGGTGCACGTGGCCAACTGCTATCGGCACTGGCTGGGCATCATCGGCCTAGGCCAGCCCCTCGTCTATTCCGACCCGGCCACCCTGCCCGACGTGGACGCTGTGCGCCGGCTTTTCCAACAGATTGATGCCCTGATGGCCGACTTCCTCGCGCAGCCTGCGCCACACTGGCAAACCCCACGCTCCTACCACGCCCCCAACCGCCCGGAGCCGCTGGTTCTCACGCCTCTGGCACTGTTCACCCACACGCTCACTCACGAATTCCACCACAAAGGCCAACTGCTGAGCATGGCCCGCCACCTCGGCTACACGCCTATTGATACCGATGTTATCCGAACCTGA
- a CDS encoding alpha-amylase family glycosyl hydrolase, with protein sequence MLRFFTPGLLVLSLLAGCQPKQPVLDLTPNVCAPDAPAAYTVRHPAWADSASIYEVNIRQYTPEGTFRAFEKHLPRLDSMGVGILWLMPVQPIGQQNRKGTLGSQYSIRDYRAVNPEFGTMDDLRHLTEAAHKRGMHVILDWVANHTSWDSELAQQHPDWFTKDDRGQFVPPVSDWQDVIDLDYSKPELRGYMQQSMAFWLREAGFDGFRCDVAGLVPTDFWNQTRPLLEQVKPVFMLAEWDELHAPPFLEKGEFSPNTKLLEKAFDATYGLRLRYLLDSISRRQQPTAALDKYFQAERAKYPASSYLMYFTSSHDINSWDGTEYERLGQTAQAQAVLTALLPGIPMVYSGQEAALKKRLRFFDKDTIPWNGYPLQDFYTRLLQLKKRHPALRNGDPCSEFERVENSSPEVYSFIRRRGEAAVLTAVNLGRQPHEVRPTTLGPGIYRELFSGQVLKLGSGSKLLVPAHGYRVYERLPDLPRNGLW encoded by the coding sequence ATGCTCCGTTTTTTTACCCCTGGCCTGCTGGTGCTGAGTTTGCTGGCCGGCTGCCAACCCAAGCAACCCGTCCTCGACCTCACGCCCAACGTCTGCGCGCCCGACGCCCCGGCCGCCTACACCGTCCGCCACCCCGCCTGGGCTGATTCGGCCAGCATCTACGAGGTCAATATCCGGCAGTACACGCCGGAGGGCACGTTTCGGGCCTTTGAAAAGCACCTGCCGCGCCTGGATAGCATGGGCGTGGGCATATTGTGGCTGATGCCGGTGCAGCCCATCGGGCAGCAAAACCGCAAGGGCACGCTCGGCAGCCAGTATTCCATCCGGGATTATCGGGCCGTCAACCCCGAATTCGGGACCATGGACGACCTGCGCCACCTCACCGAGGCCGCCCACAAGCGCGGCATGCACGTGATTCTGGACTGGGTGGCCAACCACACCAGCTGGGACAGTGAGCTGGCGCAACAGCACCCCGACTGGTTCACGAAAGATGACCGCGGCCAGTTCGTGCCGCCCGTATCCGACTGGCAGGACGTTATCGACCTCGACTACAGCAAGCCGGAGCTGCGCGGTTACATGCAGCAAAGCATGGCGTTCTGGCTGCGCGAAGCCGGTTTCGACGGTTTCCGCTGCGACGTGGCCGGCCTCGTGCCCACCGACTTCTGGAACCAGACCCGGCCGCTGCTGGAGCAGGTGAAGCCCGTGTTTATGCTGGCCGAGTGGGATGAGCTGCACGCCCCGCCCTTCCTTGAAAAAGGCGAATTCAGCCCAAACACTAAGCTGCTGGAAAAGGCCTTCGATGCCACCTACGGCCTGCGCCTGCGCTACCTGCTCGACAGCATCAGCCGCCGGCAGCAGCCCACCGCCGCCCTCGATAAGTACTTCCAGGCAGAGCGCGCCAAATACCCGGCCAGCAGCTACCTGATGTACTTCACCAGCAGCCACGACATCAACAGCTGGGACGGCACCGAGTACGAGCGGCTAGGCCAGACCGCCCAGGCCCAGGCCGTCCTCACGGCCCTGCTGCCCGGCATTCCGATGGTGTATTCGGGCCAGGAAGCCGCTCTGAAAAAGCGCCTGCGCTTCTTCGATAAGGACACGATTCCGTGGAACGGCTACCCGCTCCAGGACTTCTATACCCGGCTGCTGCAGCTGAAAAAGCGCCATCCCGCCCTGCGCAACGGCGACCCGTGCAGTGAGTTTGAACGCGTAGAAAACAGCAGCCCCGAAGTCTACAGCTTCATCCGCCGCCGGGGCGAGGCCGCCGTGCTGACCGCCGTGAACCTGGGCCGCCAGCCCCACGAGGTGCGCCCCACTACGCTGGGACCGGGCATCTACCGGGAGCTGTTCAGTGGGCAGGTGCTCAAGCTGGGCTCCGGCTCGAAGCTGCTGGTGCCCGCCCACGGATACCGCGTGTATGAGCGCCTCCCCGACCTGCCCCGCAACGGCCTCTGGTAA